CTTGAAGCGGTAGGAGTGCCACTCCGTCTCGTGCGAAATCTCTTCCTCGGTGGTCCCCTCGACGACGACCTCGTACCGGTCCCGCGTCACCGAGCCGAACGCGCCGTAGGTGTTGACCAGATGCAGCGGATCGAACGCGGTGTTCATCAGCTGGCGCTCCGAGAGCATGTTCTTCACCGGGCGAACGCTCAGAGCCACGACGAAGATGGCGAGCAGAATCGCCGCAGCCTCGAGATAGAGCGGCGTCGGCGCAGTCGCGGGCGCTGAAATCGGGAGCACGGACGCGATCACGCCGTCGCTGAACGTCGGAATCGCCAGCACGATCGTCAGCGCGTTCAGCCACGCGAAGTTGCCGGTGACCAGCAGCCAGCCCTGGAAGCCGATCGTCGCCAGCCCGGCCAGCGCCGACAGGGGTTGTGGCGCGAAGTAGAGGAAAGGGACCAGTAGTTCGAGGACATGGTTTCCGAACGTCTCCACGCGGTGAAACCGATCCGGCAGGTGGTGGGCGAACCAGCTCACCGGGTTCGGGATCGGCTGGGTTTCGTAGTGGTAGTCCATGCAGGTCAGGTCGCGCCAGCAGTCGTCCCCCCGGAGCTTGATCAGTCCGGCACCGAACATGTTACGGAAGAGCACCCACTGCAGCAGCAGGATGACGACGAACGGCGGTTCGACCGATCCCGACCCCAGGAAGATCGCGAGAAAGCCCGTCTCGAGTAACATCGACTCCCAGCCGTAGCCGTAGAACGTCTGTCCCGCGTTCACGAACGAGAGGTAGAGCGCCCACAGCGACGCCCAGAGGGCCATCGACGCGGGCGTCGCGTATCCGACCGGGAGCCAGTACGGCGCCCCAACCAGCGCCAACGTCGACAGCGCGACGCCCGTCCAGGCCGTGATCCCGATCGCCCGATCCGTCGGCACGAAATAGAAGAGGCTCGGCCGCTCCCGGAACGAGACGCCGTCGACGTACCACTCGAGGGGCAGCAACCCGTCTTCGCCGGCCAACGGTCGGAACTGGTTGGCTGCAACGAGAAAGGCGAGCAGGTACAGCAGTGCGAGCCCCCGCTGGAAGACGACCCGGACGAGCCAGTAGCTCTCCCCCTGCCACATACGCGGCCGTAACTCCCCGAACGGGCAAAGGAGTGACGCGTCGTTCGCGTCCGGTTTCGATGTGACTACTCGCGAGTGTCTGTGGTTGCACAATAGGAAACTAATTGCGTCATATAGCAAGAACGGGCTCGAGCAGTGGAGCCGCAAACAGCTACGTCCCGCTCTCTGCGCTCTCTGCTGAGACTCCGTCAGTCAACCGTACCGAAACCGCAAGACACTGCCGGCGACAGCGACCACAAGTCCACCCGACGCGAGAATCCCAAGTCCCGGCGCGTACGAACCCGTGAGATCGTATAACGTCCCGACGAGCACCGGACCGAGGAACCCCCCGATCTCCCCGACCGCGAAGATAAAGCCCACGGCGGTGCCGGTCAGTCGCGCGCCGATCCCCTCGAGTTCCGGCGGGATCGCTCGAATGAGCGGCGAGAGGCCGCCGAAGCCGAACCCGGTGACGACGACGCTTCCCAGCAACAGGAGGCCGAGATGGGTCGCGATCACGCCCGAAATACCGAGGCCCGCGATCAGCCCGCAGACCGTCAGCGCAGTCCGGCGCGCACCGAACCGGTCGGCGGCCGCGGGGACCGTCAACACGCCGACGACGTTGGCGGCGACGAGCAGGCTCGTCGTCCGTCCCGCCCGATCCGGCGAGTAGCCCCGGGCTTCGAGCAGCGTCGGGAGCCACCCCTGCATGCCGTGGGCGATCAGCAGGTACATCGTGCCGACGACGACCACGAGCTGCAGTTCGCGGTGGGTCAACACGAGCGTGAGATCCCGGCGGATCGCCGCGAGCGAGAGCGACGAGTCCGCCGCGTCGGCGTCGTTGGCCGCGCGGTTGCGGGCGTCGATTCCCAACCGCCACGCGACGACGAACCACAGCAGGCCGTAGCCGATCGCGACGATCCCGCTCCAGAAGAAGAGCCCCCGCCAGCCGCCGAGGAATGGTCCCAGTATCGGCCGGCCGACGGCGAAGACGCTCGCCGTGCCGGCCGAGGCTCCGACGAGGTAGATCGAGGACGGAAAGCCGGTCTCCTCCGGCGGGAACAGCACCGAGACGAGTTTCGGTAATCCGAACGTGATCGCCGTCGCGCCGACGCCGATCAGCAGTGTGGTTGCGAGCAACTCCGGAAAGCCGACCGCGAAGCTGCGACCGACCTGCGCGATGCCGTATATTAA
This portion of the Natrinema salinisoli genome encodes:
- a CDS encoding lipase maturation factor family protein — encoded protein: MWQGESYWLVRVVFQRGLALLYLLAFLVAANQFRPLAGEDGLLPLEWYVDGVSFRERPSLFYFVPTDRAIGITAWTGVALSTLALVGAPYWLPVGYATPASMALWASLWALYLSFVNAGQTFYGYGWESMLLETGFLAIFLGSGSVEPPFVVILLLQWVLFRNMFGAGLIKLRGDDCWRDLTCMDYHYETQPIPNPVSWFAHHLPDRFHRVETFGNHVLELLVPFLYFAPQPLSALAGLATIGFQGWLLVTGNFAWLNALTIVLAIPTFSDGVIASVLPISAPATAPTPLYLEAAAILLAIFVVALSVRPVKNMLSERQLMNTAFDPLHLVNTYGAFGSVTRDRYEVVVEGTTEEEISHETEWHSYRFKGKPTDPERRPPQVAPYHLRLDWQLWFAAMSPSPRRSPWFRRLLVKLLEADDETFDLLAAAPFDGEPPTHVRAIRYRYRYTTPEQRAASGRWWSRERVGTYVHPVSLEELRSRDPRMR
- a CDS encoding CynX/NimT family MFS transporter → MTDSMSRRRAYSAVVVGTVGYTCLMFIWFSLPAYLSTIIDELGLSGTQAGVVAGAVPLTYIPIALFTGVVVDRVGPGRSLAAGVLIYGIAQVGRSFAVGFPELLATTLLIGVGATAITFGLPKLVSVLFPPEETGFPSSIYLVGASAGTASVFAVGRPILGPFLGGWRGLFFWSGIVAIGYGLLWFVVAWRLGIDARNRAANDADAADSSLSLAAIRRDLTLVLTHRELQLVVVVGTMYLLIAHGMQGWLPTLLEARGYSPDRAGRTTSLLVAANVVGVLTVPAAADRFGARRTALTVCGLIAGLGISGVIATHLGLLLLGSVVVTGFGFGGLSPLIRAIPPELEGIGARLTGTAVGFIFAVGEIGGFLGPVLVGTLYDLTGSYAPGLGILASGGLVVAVAGSVLRFRYG